TTCGACGCGCCGCCGGCGCAAATCCCCGTACTCGTGCTCGTCGTCGGGAGCCAGTTTCCGGATCTCGTGGACAAGCCGCTCGCGTGGTATCTGGGCGTCATCCCGACAGGGCGGACACTTGCGCACTCGCTGTTTCTGATCGTCCCGCTCTCGATCGCCCTCTACGCGCTCGCCAGTCACTACGACCGCCGCGAGTACGGCATCGCCTTCGCGATCGGTACGCTCTCGCACGTGCTCGTCGACGCACTCCCCGTACTCTGGGGCGTCGAGGGGAGTGCGAACCACCTCCTCTGGCCGGCGATTCCCGTCGAGGAGTACGAACAGGGACCACCGACCGTCCTCGGCCTCCTGCGGGAGTCGATGGGCGATCCGTACTTCCTCTCGGAGTTCGTCCTCGCGGCCATCGCCGTCGTACTCTGGCGGCGTCACGGCTATCCCGGTCTCGAGCCGCTCCACGCCGCACTCGAGCGAGTGCGGCCGACCGCAGGATAACAGCTATTGGCCCTCGATAGCCGACGGCCGATGGTGAGTCGCCAAC
Above is a window of Natronorubrum tibetense GA33 DNA encoding:
- a CDS encoding metal-dependent hydrolase, whose translation is MWPLGHVAVAYLCYAFATRARFDAPPAQIPVLVLVVGSQFPDLVDKPLAWYLGVIPTGRTLAHSLFLIVPLSIALYALASHYDRREYGIAFAIGTLSHVLVDALPVLWGVEGSANHLLWPAIPVEEYEQGPPTVLGLLRESMGDPYFLSEFVLAAIAVVLWRRHGYPGLEPLHAALERVRPTAG